The stretch of DNA actcAAGGCCACGTGGTGTGAGGAAACAAACGTCTAATACAGTTTTAATATTATTtgagtttgttttaaaaaatacgCAGAGAAATTGCGTCAGGATACAAATATTCAAGCGACTTCTTGGGGAAAAATGCAGTTTTGTTCATTAAAGGCTGCTgggtgagaaaaaaaacatttcacatTGCAAAGGCGCTGCAGATTTAAGTACTTTCCAGGTGCAATTCGATGGTTTCGTCCCGATTTTTAAAAACCTCGGGCGGCTTCGTATCGACTATTTAAGGCGtgtaaaaataaatctatttcCAAATATTGCTAAGAAATTTAGGTCTTACTACAGTCCACGTGACTCAAAAATAAGTCATTATAAAATACGAGTCAGGCACTGAAATTACCCACCGACACCCCGAACCAACTTTGAATCGTTCATTGCTCAGTTTGTTTTccccaataaaaaaaaaagaacccaaaaataTCCTCTTCCATAACCGTGATTAAACTATAACACTAAGACAAATAGTACATCCCATAAGTGACGGGTCCACCGAACAGTCCCGGGACAGGCAAACCGGGCCTGGGAAAGGCGCTTGACGGGCTCCACGTCGGAGAGCCCATGTGCGCTCCGAGGGGGAACGGCAGCGTGAAGGCGGGCAGGACGGGCTTGGAGGCCAGTTTCAGTTTCTCCAGCTCGGCTTCCTGTAGTCTCTTGGCTTTGGCTCTTCTGTTCTGAAACCAGATTTTGACCTGAGTCTCCGTCAGGTTGAGTGAGTTGGAGAACTCGGCTCTCTCGGCGATGGAGAGGTACTGCTTCTGGCGGAACTTGCGCTCCAGGGCGAGAAGCTGCGAGGTAGTGAAGGGCGTGCgaggtttcctgttgtttttgtgtttccttaAGTTGCACTGACTTGGACTCGTGCTACCtgttacaggaaaaaaaaacagaaataagctGACGAGGCTGAAATGAGAAAGAGCTAAAATATGAACACAAACCAACCGCGGAGAAtagacacattttcttttctaatttgGGGACAAATGCAGCCTCTGCAGATGGATCGCGAAGGTTACGCAGGAGAGACGATGTTTTGTGCGCTTTATGCGCGCAGCAAAGTTTACACCAGGAAATGTGCCCTCACGCAACCACCGCAGGCACCTTTGGCACGAACACACGCGCTCATTTCTGCAGTTGTGCTCATCGCGATGGAAGACGCATAAATGCGCTAAATCATTCCCGAGATTGCGCAGCTTTCAGGAGAAGAGAGGCAGCAACTTACGGGGCGGCGTGGGGAAGGAGGCCGTCTGAAACCAAGTGCTCTGATCTTTGTCACAAAACTGCGGGGTTTCTTCACTGGAACAGCTGGAAACTCCCGGCGAGCTCTCCGCGGACAGCTTCCTCTCCGCGTAAAGAGTCCTTGGAGAGAAGTGCGCGCCGCTCTGCGCAGCCACGGGCTTCGGCAGCACCAGGGCGAACTCTGAAGGTGGAAATGCACTCCGACAGGTGGTCTTCTTGGCAATTAAAGACTCGACGCTGAACGGGAGGCTGCTGCGCTGGTTTTTGTATCCTTTCTCTATGGTCATGTCTTTGGGCtgcgcctcctcttcctcggtcTCCGTCTCCTCTTTTTGATGGAGCTGTTTTCCGTCTTCGGACGGCGACCCCTGCGCAGGATTCATCATTTGACAGGGGGGGTGGGGCCATGCACCTCCGAGTGGCCCGTGAAGTGGAGTGGAGCTGTTCAGGGTCGCACCGTCCAGTGGAAGCGTCTCAGGCCTGCTTGGTGTCCTTTACGCGCCGGACAGACGCGACTATAAAAGTGCAGGGCCTGTCCCCGCCCCCCCGGTCCACCACGCTCCCACCAATCAGGCCGTCAAGCTGACCCTGTGACGTCTCCATGCGCGTTTGTGATTGGCtcggatttcttttttcttctgggGGAAAATCAAGAGGCCtctgaaaagagagagaagttaATCATACAGACCCCATGCAGAGCCAGGCCATTGATGGTCCTCACAAAGTAGCTCGGACCAATTTTAGCGCAATTAACCAGTGGGGAGGGCTCTCTTGACCATTTACAGCCATTAGCCGTCCACTCTGCTGCTATTATTCACTCGATTATTCTCCCTCCGCAAAGATGAACACGACTTCGAGCGGCAAATTCACATCAAGCGTCACgcgttttgttttaaaatgcgAAACCTGCAAATCTTAACTGCAAATTAACATTTGAAACCCAAACCATATATTATTAGCGCCCCTAACCGGATTAAATCAATTCTGAATATGCGATGACTAACCCAATTTAAAAACCCTAATCCCAACAAGAGGAGATGCGCAGTCCGGGGATGGAAATAAATGAGGTTTGAGTGTCGGTCACACAACATTACAACAATTTAAGGGCTGTCAGGAGCTTTTCTCGCTTCACAATGGCTCCAGTTGAGAAGCAACAGGCGTTTTCTCTCTCCGGGTCACACTATTTAATAAGGCAGACAAGTTGTGTTTGGGAAGGCGCCAGGCTGGGCAGGATCAAAAAGACAGAGACCTCGGAGAGGGGAAAACAGGCAGTGTTTAAGTCCGTTTAACTGACTGTCTCCTCTGCAGTTTACTGTCGCAgagctgacaggaagctgccgGAAACGGCTGATCGGAACCCGCAGTAACACGATGACCTCCATCTGAGGCGGAATGAGAGAGAtttaaagagaaagagaataaaaatgaaCTACTTCCGGAATTTTACGACGGTAACAGATCTGTTTACACATTTTTGACTTGTGTTCTGACATCTTAACAGGTCAATATTTCtaaatttattttcttcttgcCATATTCATTGAAAAATTCAGCAAACCGAGAGTCTCCTAATTTAAGAAAAACAGAACTTTCCTTTGTGGGAAACGTTTATAAGATCCCAACATTAGCATTTCAAGCCCAGTCACTTACTCTATTAACCTTTCTAATGACTAATTGAGGTGAAATTAGGAATAATCACCCAATTAGATGAGATTTGTAACCACTAGATTGTGGCTGCCGCTTGTGACTGTCATGCAGCCCTGCTCGGCCCCCGTTTCCCCACAAAGATGCTCGCCCCCGGCAACACAAACGATCTTTGATTGACAACGCTGCATATTGAGAGCTGGCCTCCTGGAAGCCCCCAGGTGAAACGGACAATTTAGCCCTCATCAGGTGAGAGGGGCAGCTCACTTGAGTAAATCCTGATGTCAAGTCCGTTCATTCACTCGGTGCCTGACACAGGCCCTCTGTCTCCTCACACATCGGGGGCCTCGCTGCAACCAGCTGGTTTGGGTTTAGCCTTGAGCCCTTCCACCGCGCACCTTTCCCACTTAAACTCTGTGGTGTCGTGCAAGAAGGGAGCCGGACTCATACAGAGATCCATCTGATACAAGCGCGCACCAGAACAGGGACTACACGTACCTCTCGTCCCACCGGTGTTCAGTGTATTTagctctgctcccccccccccctcttcccagAAGACATTTCTGTAACAGCATGCAGGCGAGCGAGCAGTGTCAGAAGGCGTTAGAGAGTTTGAAAGCAGATCTGGGCTTCAAGGCCGACGGAGCTTGATGGGAAGCACTTTGCGGGCACCAGAAGCGAGAGCTTTCTCACACGCATGCGAAAGGACCGTTTACAGTCCTCTGGTGCTTCCATGAAACCACTTAACCGGTTCATAGAGCGCAAGAGCCGACTCCGGTCTGATACCGGCACATTCCAGCCAGGGCCGGACTCGTTCCACGTGGGAGTCCAGGTGAGGCGGTGTCGTCCCGTCAACGCTGTCCCTGGTTCAGGACCTCAGAGAGGCCAAGTTTAGGGTGGAGGTGTGATGATTTGGCCTTTTATTAATGACTGCGGGTCAGCAGTGGCCTCGCGAGGTGACGAGCCCTTCGCAAACGAGGCTCCTGCATCATCGTGGCTTCGTATTTTTAGAAGAAAAGCAGCTTGCGGATGAATTCAGCCGCAGAATTCCACATTCTGGAACAACCGGAGTGAGTGAGCAACACTGGGCATCAGGAACGAGGAAGTCATCAACTTGCAAACCAAAGAACGTCCCCACAAAGTGGGTATTcttctttgtttgtgtttctctttgaATACTTCTTTAGATGAGAGGATGCTGATTCCAGGAATGCTCCACATGAAAAAGATTCAGTTTCAGATTTTTGAATCTTGCTTCCATTAAATTTAAATCACAGCTTTTTTGTAAACAAGAGAGGCATTACCTATCAGATCTAGTTATAAGTAATAatagtgataataataattgcacTGCTCTGAAGGGGAATAATTGGGTGGAACCAAAGTTGGAGGCATTCTTTATCCAAATTATAGCCACAACTGCCTGGTAGTAATAACGTTGTTGCAGGCACTAAAGGGCAAAACAAATGCGTGTTTGAATATCCTGAGATTACAATTTCAAAGTCCTCCCAGTGAGAATTGGAACAATGGTGAGGGTGGGAAGTTCAAAAAGAGAGGGCTCTCATTCAAATAAACAAGCGTGTTGACTGTGAATGGGGCTGATACCGAGCAGCCGGATTGGTTCTCAGAAGCTGGAGGGTGCTTCTGCCCCTCGGAATCCTACTTACCCCCGACTCCCAAACCCACAAGTGCTGCAAGCCCAGCCTGATAGAGCCTCACACCACAATAACCTAACATTTACTCCATGTCTTTATCTTCCGTCTCCTCCACAGTGTAAAAGGGTAAAGTAGACGGAACGGTGAAGggggaaaggaagggggggtgggggtgggggggtaagaGCTGTTACTTAATGAGCCTGAAAATACAATTGCACTGTTCTGACTGTGAAGGAAGCCTGCAGGCTAGTGTAAATGAGCAGCAAGAGGAAGCCCAGAGGGATGGGTCTTGCTGAGTGGCCAGAATAGAGAGatgtagtggggggggggggggggggggtcctgttaGGGCAGCGTTAGTGGAGGAATCACGGGcattattacattttttttcaccCCGACTGGACCCGACAGGGGAACCCTGAGCCGCTGCTCTTGGctgaggacaggtgagatccGCTGCGGCCTCGGAACCACGCGCAACGGCGGCGGCGCCATTTGTTTGTCGCCCTTTTTCAAACCCACGTTTCTCGGCAGCGCCACACAAAGACTCCTTTGAGCCTCCAGTACACTCATCACTCAGTTTAATTTTCTATTCTTCTGCAGAATCCCAGTTAAGAGGCAAGAGTGTCCCACATTGCATATGTTCTCTCACGAGCCGTGGGTGCTCTTTTGACCGCTCCGCCAGGCATCTGCTGCCCATAGCCTGCCCATATCTGCATTCTAATGCACACGTCCTGCTGGGATGTTAACTTTAGGCCTTCGGTAATTGATGGCTTCCACACTTCAgctgagaccccccccctctttttcctTCTCCCTGCTGATTGTTGGTATATCTCTCCGGTCTTTCAGTCAACCATTGTTCCTTTATGGGGGAATTATAATAGactgagagagagggagaaaagagaaagacaggagggggacagggaaggggaggagataAAAAGGGAGCCGCTGCTGATATCTGGTGAACTCCAAAGGGGGAGACTTCATTCTCATTCTGCAAGTTTGGCACATGCCTTCTGTTACTAAGTGGCAGCCTATTGAAAGAGCGCCATGCATTTCCCATTCTGCGGCTCTGCTAGGTGCCTAGACTTACAACCCTGGCAGCTGTTGGGTCCTCTATGCAGCCTTAGACGCCTCACCGCAGGTGAGCTCCCATACCAAACTCCCAGTCTCCACTTCGCTCAATAGAGCCTGTTTCAACTCTTTTATCAGCGGGTGGAGGCTGAATTTATGGGACGCTCACGGAAACAAAATTCACGGTTCTCCAGATTGCACTCGGTGACGTTCATTTCAGCGCgtcacgcacatgcacgcacaatTAAACGAGCAAAGGAGGCATGTGCGCGTTGCTCCAGCCAAAACCCAACACTTTTTCTGCAAATGTTTTGCTCGCCAGTAATTGCAACATGGACAACCCATCACCGAGGAATAAACATCCATTTTGGGGGCGGAGAGGACTGAGCCACTTTGTGGCGTTTTAGAGTCGAGCTAAAGCAAACAAAGCGATGAAAACACAGCGTTTTCCCTCCCCAAAGTTAACAATGCTGTTCAATAAAGTGCGTTTATGTAATGTGCAAAGTGGCGACTTGGGTCCGGTGTTTGAGGAGCGAGTTGGGTCGGTAAACCGCACTGGAGGaggttgttgttttggtttgggCAGCTTTTCCGCCCCTTTTTTCCTTCTGAATTCAGCGGCCGAATTTGTcttgtttattttcctctcatcctctcctctcttgtgTGATGCGAGCTGTTACATATTACTCCTAGGTGTGGTGCCTCTTCCCTCAAAGGTCtccactgtccccccccccccccgaaactgCTGCCAAGCTGGGCTATCTTTTCATTTGGTTACTTAAGTGTAATTGCTTCCCTTTGAAGCCTCAGAGAGGCAAATCATTTGCTTTGGCTCCAGGGCAGTAATGGTCACCGAGCCAGCGACCCCCCCCTGGTCCGAGAGCGTCGGAGAGACCGCGAGAGGCCAGATCCCATACGGAGAAGAAATAATTCGGCCAGGGCCGCTCAATTTCACCTCTCTTTTCATCCCATTCTTTGAAAACTTTTTTATTAACAACAGCTTTCTTTCTCATACCAGGGCGCCAAGACGGGggtggggtttgggggggggggggtcagtcgTGGCATGAGAGGCTATCGGCAGCGGGGGAGGaaggctgggggtggggtgtgtgtgtttgtatccatgtttgtgtcttcgagttgttcacacacacacacacacagagggccGCGCTGGTATTCCTGCACCTTGTCAGTGTGATTGTGTTTATGAATCTAAACGTGCACCGTTGTAATTATGCGCCAGTGGACGCACACACTGGTGCAAGCGTTGTGTTATCCAACGTGCTTCTGGCTCAGAAACACCCCCCTGTCTCACAGCCAGTGACAGGCCTGCAGAAACGCGGCGACCCGGCACACAAAGGCCACGTTTAACGCTGAAAATTACTCCACCACTTACAGTAATTGTCACAATTCGGAGCACACTGACATTGTAATCTCATAATAAGGTAATGGGGGCTGAAACTGTGTACAGCAGTGCGATTAGAAGGGCGGAGCCCCCCCGATTGGAGTTCAAATGCCAGGGGGCTGTGTTTTCTTGTCCAATGGATTTATGGAGATTCAAAATTAATTCTTTATGCATGAGTTATTTTCTTATGGCAGCTCTTGCTGTAcgatgtaataataataatcatcatcctaattactataataataatattaataatagcAAAGAATGAGAAAAATCTCTCTTGATGGCAGAAATCACCAGTAAAATAACCAAGCCCTGTATCCAGACACCTCGCTATCGGCGAGCAAAGATAAAACCTGCCAAATCACTGTACATTTAAACGGCAGAAGTTATCTTCAAGACACCATGGAGCCAAATTGATGTGGACAGGCTGCCGTAAAGAGCCGACCTGGCTTATGAATGTTGGGTTTTACTTGTATCATTCTGTCTTTGAGGTTTTTAAGAGAGAAACATTCCCTGCAGTCAAGCCAGATGGTAACAATTCTTAGACATATTACGAGCTGCTCGCTGCCAAATAGCATACCTTTGGGCTATGTTTTCAGTGGGCCATAAAAGCCAATAATGTAATTTTGATCTATTTTATCAGATATCACTCTCGCTCTGGCTACGTTTAAAACAGGACAGGAATTCCATCTATTTTGCTTTTCAGCCCAGAAGTGCACATTTTCAATATCCAACCTGCTGCGCGGCTCTGCTTTTCCAACGTCTGAGATGGTATTTGCATTCATGCAGACGCTCAGATGGATGGAAACGCACTCCTCTACGGTTGCAATGCCACGACTGGGGGGGGTTCTTTGTGAGAGCACTTAAGAAAGGCCGGTCTTGACATCTCTCGGTCTAACAAAGACTCAGTGGCCGACTTTCCCAGTGCTGCAGCCCGCTCCCCAGTGGTGGACCAGCAGCCCCCTGACTCTCCGCTGACCTTGTGGTAACTTCCCAGGACTGCTCGAGACCCATTTACCAACCCTTTGGGGACTGCCCCATGTTGttggagagagacagaatgcCAAACACACCTGAAAACTAGCATGCGTGCGCACGCAAACGCCTGCGGAGTATAATTGCCCATGAAGGCAACCGCAACACGGCGGGACAATCGAGGACATTAAGTCAGGTTTTCCATTGCAGAGCTTGttgtttctcttctgctctgatcaTACGCACAGCTTGAGTCCTGCGGCGTGGAATTACTCCCGGCTAATGGCACTACCCACCTTTTGTTGCAGGAAATTGGGGAGCCACGCTGTAACTGCTAAAagtgtgattaaaaaaaccccaaactgcaTCATGATGTTGTGTCATTTCAGCAGAAAGAaggaggtgtggaggcaggATTAACTGACCAATTGCGGGACGTGTAAACATGTTGCGGCGCTCTAACTGGGTCTATTGGAGCTGTATGGAAAAATAAGCCCCTAAAAATAACTCTGCCAAATCCAAAGCTGCTATTTAAACCTAATTAAAGATTACGGAATTGACTCTGTAATTTCCTCATTTCTAGGGGCCTGTAAGTGTCCCTTCGACTCAATTTAATTGGACACAAATGCAGTTAATCATCAAAAGGCTGTAGGTGAGAATCGCTGGCAGAGTGTTGCGTATAAAACTAATCACGATTATTAAATAACCGAGGCCAAAGAGAGACAAAACAAGACTTTACTAATTATTAGCAGCTTTTAGTCACAGCTGACCCTTAAAAAACGTTATAAATAAAGAAGAATAGCATAAGGAAAGTGGCTTGTTTGGCGGCTTTATCCTCCAACAGTCCACTCACGTGCTCGAGGAGCCTGTGAAGTCATCATCGATAATAAACACCGCGTCCACGCGATAAACTGTAGTGACAGAAGAGCCTCGCTGAGAACTCTGCACAAAACTGTCTTTGTCCCTCATCTCGATGGAAGCCGGAGTAACTAAAcacgttttttcccctctcctcttcatcccctCTTCTGTCTGTGAATTTGTGGCCGTGTGCAATCCTTTAACGAGCTCCATCTTTGACCCGGGTTGTATGTTTCCAGACATGTCATGTCTTGTAAGTCAAAGAAAGACTTTAATGTCCACATGATTTAACATTAAAGGAAGGGTTTCCAAAAGCAGGGCTCGGTGCCAGGGAGGTAATGATATCCCCATAAATAAGAAACTGTAAATGCTAAATATTTCCTGTACATCGTGTATAAAGAGGACAAGCGGAGATGTGCAGAAGGCCTGTGCACGTTTCACTAAAATGCAGATTCATGTAATTCTTTACAGGCACGGCGCTCCGTGGCTGCGCACAGCTTCACTGTTTACATCACACGCAATCAGGGGTTATCTTTTCCCCCCATCGAGCTCGCTTCCCCCGCCCCCTGTAAATTTGTTATGCATGTTTTCGCTCAAAAGGCATTATCTCTTTATTCTTAACTTCAGGTCATGTGGATGAAGTGAAAgggaaaaggagaaataaaagaaaacagaggaggaTTTTTGGCTTTTGGCTGCAATTAGCATGCCTGCCACGCCATTGTTTGAGGTTTTTGCAGACCTGTAATCAAATTTGGGAAGGTTTCTTCATGGTGTACTCCCCAGGAAAGCAAAAAGGATGACAaagtactcacacacacacacgcattcaaCAAACTGACCCAAAATATGCCTTGAATACAGCAATTTCCATGCACTATGAAAACATTCCTATTACAAATCCAGTTGTTATGTCCTTAAGTCTGTTTGATTTGTCATATTGCTGCAGGCCTTTGTCTTTTTCAGGAAGCTCTGCTTCAATTTAGTGTGATGGAACACATGTGTCCCCTATCAGGGGCCAGAATCTTCTACTGTTGGCTTTTTAAATGACACCGGCTCCACGGGATAATTGGGCTTTAAAGTTAGATTCTCCCGGGGTGCCGCTCCTCCTAGATGTCATGTGGATCAGCTGATGCCTGCCATGTCTACACATCAGCTATAAGTGATCATAAGTGGTTATGCATGTTGTAATCGCCGTGAGGATGATCGCAATTCCAGGGACTTGATAtgttgtgggtttttcttttcactggccccttcacacacacacacacacacacccacacacacgcacacacattgaTTTCGACGCTTCACAAAAGCAACAAttgtaacaaataaaaaaattaaaaatgcatgttcAGACAGTGAGGTggtgctggggtgggggtgggggtgggggggtgatgccTCAGGACAGAAGATAAAAGTCTCTTCCTTGTTGCCAGAGGTAGATTTTTCTCTTGGAGGCTACGATGATAAAAGCAGGCTGAAAAAACCGAGGAAGTGATTCCCTGCAATCATTCCCTGTTTGTCTacacggaccccccccccccccccccccctttaatcACAATGCTCCTCCTTAGAACAGACTAACTCTGTTCAACcttaaattgtgtttattttgttgtttcatACGCCGCATTTATCTTTTTGCTTATACTTTCCAGTGACTGAACAGCACACATGGATGAAGTCAATCACCGCAGCGTTCCAAGTATCCCGTCGGCCAGCCGCTCATGCCTGAACTTCTTCTTTCCTAAGTCATTTCAACTCCGAC from Takifugu flavidus isolate HTHZ2018 unplaced genomic scaffold, ASM371156v2 ctg241, whole genome shotgun sequence encodes:
- the LOC130519902 gene encoding homeobox protein MSH-C-like; translated protein: MMNPAQGSPSEDGKQLHQKEETETEEEEAQPKDMTIEKGYKNQRSSLPFSVESLIAKKTTCRSAFPPSEFALVLPKPVAAQSGAHFSPRTLYAERKLSAESSPGVSSCSSEETPQFCDKDQSTWFQTASFPTPPRSTSPSQCNLRKHKNNRKPRTPFTTSQLLALERKFRQKQYLSIAERAEFSNSLNLTETQVKIWFQNRRAKAKRLQEAELEKLKLASKPVLPAFTLPFPLGAHMGSPTWSPSSAFPRPGLPVPGLFGGPVTYGMYYLS